ATGCCAAGCCGATAATCCACGAGAAAACTAGAGCTTCGCGATTAGTGAGTTCACCAGTTACCAGCGGGCGGTTCTTGGTACGGCCCATGATTTTGTCAATGTCGGTGTCATAGACGCAGTTGAAGGCGTTTGCTGAACCTGCGCTCAGAGCACCACCGATAAGGGTCGCCAAAACCAGCCAAAGATCCGGCATTCCGCCCTCGGCAAGCACCATCGTCGGAAGAGTGGTGATTAACAAGAGCTCAATTACACGTGGCTTGGTCAGCGCAACGTAGGCCTTGGTTTTTTTCAACATTTCTAATAAGTGTAAATCAACGACATACTTCGTTATTCCTTCAAGTAGAAAAACACTGAGGTAGTAGACTTTTCCAAGAACTTGATTGGGTTTCAAGCACGTATTTGTGCCCATTTTTTAGTACTTCTCATGGCAATGGCGCCGAGCAAATTTTTTAGTCCCGATCTCATCTACAACAAGAAAAGGAGCTGCTCTTGTCAGCATTCCAATGGACCGAACTCGACACCAAGGCAGTCGACACAGCCCGAGTTCTAGCCGCAGACGCAGTTGAAAAAGTTGGCAACGGTCACCCTGGTACCGCAATTAGCTTGGCGCCAGTGGCCTACCTGCTTTTCAACAAAGTAATGCGCCACGATCCAAAGGATGACCGCTGGCTTGGGCGTGACCGTTTCATCTTGAGTGTCGGTCACAGTTCTTTGACTATTTACAACCAGCTTTACCTGCACGGATACGGCCTTGAACTTGACGACCTTAAGGCTCTTCGTACTTGGGGTTCAGCAACTCCGGGACACCCAGAGTACGGTCACACCAAGGGTGTTGAAATCACCACCGGTCCATTGGGTCAGGGCTTGGCATCAGCAACCGGTTTCGCATACGCATCTCGCTTTGAGCGTGGTCTATTCGACCCACAGGCCGCCGAAGGCCAGTCCCCTTTTGACCACTTTGTTTATGTAATCGCTGGCGATGGTGACATGCAAGAAGGTGTCACCTCAGAGGCCGCATCACTCGCGGGTCACCAGCAACTGGGCAATCTAGTTGTGATCTACGACTCAAACCAGATCTCAATTGAAGATGACACCAACATCGCCTTCACCGAAAGCGTCACCGCTCGCTATGAGTCATACGGATGGCACACCCAGACCGTTGACTGGAAGAAGACCGGCAACTACGTTGAGGACCTCGAGGAGCTTTACAACGCCATCCAGAAGGCCAAGTCAGTAACTGATAAGCCATCGCTAATTACCCTTCGCACCATTATTGGATGGCCGTCACCGAAGAAGCAGAACTCGGGCAAGATTCACGGTTCAGCCCTAGGTGCCGAGGAGCTTTCAGCGCTCAAGACCGTTCTAGGTTTTGACCCGGAGAAGACCTTTGAAGTATCACCTGAGGTAATTGCTCACACTCGCAACACCGATCGATTTGACCGCGAACGTTCAGCCTGGGAAGCATCATTTGACGCCTGGGCATCCGAAAACGCCGACAAGAAGCACCTGCTTGACCGAATCGTTGCTGGCGAAACCCCAGAAGGTCTTCAAGCTGCTCTTCCGGTCTTTGAGAACGGAAGCTCAGTTTCAACTCGAGTAGCTTCGGGCAAGGTAATCAACGCAATTGCCGGAGTCATGCCAGAACTTTGGGGTGGTTCAGCCGACTTGGCCGATTCAAACATGACCACAATCGCTGGCGCTAAGTCATTTGTTCCAAGCGAATGGTCGACCCACGAATGGAACGGCGACAAGTACGGTCGCGTTCTGCACTTTGGTATCCGTGAACACGCCATGGGCGCGATTCTCAACGGAATCGTTCTGCACGGAAACACTCGAGTGTTCGGTGGAACCTTCTTGATCTTCAGCGACTACATGCGTCCTGCAGTACGTCTAGCTGCACTTATGGGTATTCCATCAATCTTCGTTTGGACCCACGACTCAGTGGCTCTTGGTGAAGATGGC
This portion of the Rhodoluna limnophila genome encodes:
- the tkt gene encoding transketolase, with protein sequence MSAFQWTELDTKAVDTARVLAADAVEKVGNGHPGTAISLAPVAYLLFNKVMRHDPKDDRWLGRDRFILSVGHSSLTIYNQLYLHGYGLELDDLKALRTWGSATPGHPEYGHTKGVEITTGPLGQGLASATGFAYASRFERGLFDPQAAEGQSPFDHFVYVIAGDGDMQEGVTSEAASLAGHQQLGNLVVIYDSNQISIEDDTNIAFTESVTARYESYGWHTQTVDWKKTGNYVEDLEELYNAIQKAKSVTDKPSLITLRTIIGWPSPKKQNSGKIHGSALGAEELSALKTVLGFDPEKTFEVSPEVIAHTRNTDRFDRERSAWEASFDAWASENADKKHLLDRIVAGETPEGLQAALPVFENGSSVSTRVASGKVINAIAGVMPELWGGSADLADSNMTTIAGAKSFVPSEWSTHEWNGDKYGRVLHFGIREHAMGAILNGIVLHGNTRVFGGTFLIFSDYMRPAVRLAALMGIPSIFVWTHDSVALGEDGPTHQPIEQIATLRAIPNLDMVRPADGNETAFAWKTVLERRQGPAGLALSRQNLPVYPRGEADETGSVYAGAENTAKGAYVLLEAANGQPQVILIATGSEVEIAVNARIQLEAQGIATRVVSAPCLEWFDEQSAEYRESVLPAALKAKVSVEAGVSLGWNKYVGPFGQSVSIEHFGASADPKTLYREFGMTAEAVVTAALASFAAN